The genomic region CTCAACTCTCCTCCGCCAGCTTCGGCCTGGAGCGCACCACCGAAACGGTATTGTTGAACGTGGTGGATACCTATCTGGAGGTTCTGAAGCGGGAAGAGCTGCTGGAACTGGTGAAAGACAATGTGCGTCTGCACCAGGAGATTCTGGGCAAGGTCAAGGCCAAGGCCGCCGGGGGCGCCGGAAACGACGCCGACGTGCAGCAGACCGAAACCCGTCTCGCCCTGGCTTCCGCCAACCACGCCTCCAGCCACGGTGCCTGGCGCAACGCCTTCACCCGTTTCGAACGCCTGGTCGGCCAGGCTCCGGACAAGCTGCAAAAGGCCAACGTTCCCTTTAAACTGTTGCCGGAAACACTGGAAAAAGCCGTCGATCAGGCCAAGCTGCACCATCCGCAGATTTTGGCCGCCCAGGCGGATATGGAGGCTGCCGAGTCCGATGTCGGAGCGGCCCGCTCCGGTCTCTTCCCGCAGTTGAGCCTGGAAGTCAGTGTCTCCAACAACGACAACATCGGGGGCGTGCCCAGCTACAACAAAAATGCCCTGGCGCTGCTGCGCCTCAACCAGAACCTCTATCGCGGCGGTGCCGACGAAGCGCGCATCCGCGCCAGCCAACGGCGCATCGATCAGTCGCGGGAGACTCTGGAGTTGGCCCGCGCCACCATCGTGGAAGGGGTCAAGGCGGCTTGGGACAACCTTCAGGTTTCCAAGGACCGCATTCAGTACCTGAACAAACATGCCGATATCAGCCG from Magnetococcales bacterium harbors:
- a CDS encoding TolC family outer membrane protein, which produces MTIRRWMVSVLGLSALLGHGATSVSAMTLEEVASLAVKKNPEILAASENRESVAHQVRQAWAGYLPNLNASLGRGKEWSDNSTTRGTGDHELKQTHTEASLTLNQMLFDGFNVKSNVEKAQAQLSSASFGLERTTETVLLNVVDTYLEVLKREELLELVKDNVRLHQEILGKVKAKAAGGAGNDADVQQTETRLALASANHASSHGAWRNAFTRFERLVGQAPDKLQKANVPFKLLPETLEKAVDQAKLHHPQILAAQADMEAAESDVGAARSGLFPQLSLEVSVSNNDNIGGVPSYNKNALALLRLNQNLYRGGADEARIRASQRRIDQSRETLELARATIVEGVKAAWDNLQVSKDRIQYLNKHADISRKVVQAYHDQFKMGKRTLLDVLNSENELFAAKSALASEKLTHEQNAYRLLSAMGSLTSTMGFEEKPMAANEEPSWATRIFKSDEKSASTPTPPAAKP